A genomic segment from Roseofilum capinflatum BLCC-M114 encodes:
- a CDS encoding DUF3611 family protein gives MPDNSEFHALPPAVEKFSGNLRLTAWISFWTQVVLGAIATIIFLFALIGQETRAGVQDPGRGGGAFFAICGLLVLYFSIVQAFRYTRLARQLRSPDTSVRPSKATTIQMIKFGLVCNIVGMSFSLLAAEAITGILLGKSLFQPQGLIPTGADLGRFIEPIDLFVLLGNTHTTVSHFISIVGSLWLLNVINRPKS, from the coding sequence ATGCCTGATAACTCTGAATTCCATGCCCTTCCCCCTGCTGTCGAGAAATTTTCGGGGAACTTGCGTCTGACCGCTTGGATTAGCTTTTGGACTCAAGTCGTATTAGGGGCGATCGCCACGATTATCTTTTTGTTTGCCTTAATTGGTCAAGAGACACGAGCAGGAGTCCAAGATCCCGGTCGTGGAGGAGGGGCATTTTTTGCCATTTGTGGTCTTCTTGTCCTCTATTTCAGTATCGTGCAAGCCTTTCGTTACACTCGGTTAGCGCGACAACTGCGATCGCCCGATACCAGTGTCCGTCCCTCCAAGGCTACCACTATCCAAATGATTAAATTTGGCTTGGTCTGTAATATTGTCGGTATGAGCTTTTCTCTCTTAGCTGCTGAAGCCATTACCGGGATACTACTGGGTAAATCCCTCTTTCAACCCCAAGGATTGATTCCTACAGGAGCCGATCTGGGCAGATTTATTGAACCAATCGATTTATTTGTCTTGTTGGGAAATACCCATACCACGGTATCTCATTTTATCTCTATTGTTGGCAGTCTCTGGTTACTCAATGTCATTAATCGGCCTAAATCCTAA